A section of the Deinococcus gobiensis I-0 genome encodes:
- a CDS encoding heteromeric transposase endonuclease subunit TnsA → MQPVRKIGKSHRAVNGTLVSSRAVGGAQFESTLERDFYTLLEFDPAVESYVTQPLQIMFRTPSGARRRYTPDTLVHYLDGRRPGLFEVKYVEDVRQKRMEMAWRFRAAADHARQQGWTFTLVTEKALRGQFLENARFLLPFARRVVDADRRQVLLGWLLSETTPRALLEGLPTMERGQWLPVLWHLVATRAIGCDLQSPLNMDARIWPAGAP, encoded by the coding sequence ATGCAGCCAGTCAGGAAGATCGGCAAGAGCCATCGGGCGGTGAACGGGACCCTCGTCTCCTCTAGGGCGGTGGGCGGTGCCCAGTTCGAGTCGACTCTGGAGCGGGATTTCTACACGCTGCTCGAGTTCGATCCGGCCGTCGAGAGTTACGTCACGCAGCCGCTGCAGATCATGTTCCGCACTCCGAGTGGCGCGCGCCGGCGCTACACGCCCGACACCCTGGTGCACTACCTCGACGGCAGGAGACCGGGCCTCTTCGAGGTGAAGTACGTCGAGGATGTGAGGCAGAAGCGCATGGAGATGGCCTGGCGCTTCCGGGCGGCCGCGGACCATGCGCGGCAGCAGGGCTGGACCTTCACCCTGGTGACCGAGAAGGCCCTGAGGGGGCAGTTCCTCGAGAACGCCCGCTTCCTGCTGCCCTTCGCCCGCCGCGTCGTCGATGCAGATCGCAGGCAGGTGCTCCTCGGATGGCTGCTGAGCGAGACCACGCCGAGGGCACTGCTGGAGGGCCTGCCGACCATGGAGCGGGGCCAGTGGCTGCCGGTGCTCTGGCATCTCGTCGCGACGCGCGCCATCGGTTGCGACCTCCAGTCTCCGCTGAATATGGACGCGCGCATCTGGCCGGCAGGTGCGCCGTGA
- a CDS encoding Mu transposase C-terminal domain-containing protein, whose protein sequence is MTSLRLRAGEWVRFGERRGRIVRVPSLDEVHLQDERGEPFKARPDQLVPDREQEAGGGSASGHPIDSPAHAHAMSKAEDRLAVLEPLLRLGPRRTREDVERAAEESGVHFTTLYRWLRHYEAAESLNGLVRRPRTSKPRLHRDAEQLMDGVIERHYLVMNRPSLRSVYERLKVEFGRANATREGGAPELEVPSFSTFRRRVYALDERKRVARRYGPRAADALEPIQGHYPGATYPLAVVQVDHTPLDIILVDSIHRLPVGRAILTLVMDVFSRVVLGFSIAFDKPSAFGTGMALAHAILPKEQWISRHQEALDAALQPGASTDAGGRERPQEAAPELRWDCYGKPVKLKMDNAREFRGKTLERALMAHGIDREFRPVTKPHYGAHVERLLGTLAREIHTLPGTTFSNVRERGDYDSEGEAVMTIEVFETWLTAYIVGVYHRRVHDALGMTPLDAWEEGLLEGTEQHPATGLPDRIQGDAAQRLRMDLLPYFEATVQPYGIRHMGVTYYSPILRSRVREPQPGRRRESRKFQVSYDPRDISKVYFLDPELDRYYEVHARQPNFPSMSIWELRATRKYAQQHAMRMENERDIIAAFRAMTRLVEVEQAATKQARARVERKRQHSRGEKPQGAVPAKPPSERRPALNIFDSLEDIQPFDEIEVVPKKP, encoded by the coding sequence GTGACCTCGTTGAGGCTCAGGGCAGGCGAGTGGGTCCGCTTCGGCGAGCGTCGCGGGCGGATCGTCCGCGTGCCGTCGCTGGACGAAGTGCACCTGCAGGATGAGCGTGGCGAGCCCTTCAAGGCGAGGCCGGATCAGCTGGTGCCAGACCGGGAGCAGGAGGCTGGCGGAGGATCGGCTTCCGGCCACCCCATCGACTCCCCCGCGCACGCCCACGCCATGAGCAAGGCGGAGGATCGCCTGGCGGTGCTCGAACCTCTGCTGCGGCTCGGGCCGAGGCGGACGCGGGAAGATGTCGAGAGGGCCGCCGAGGAGAGCGGTGTCCACTTCACGACCCTCTACCGCTGGCTGCGCCACTACGAGGCAGCCGAGTCGCTGAACGGCCTGGTGCGCCGCCCGAGGACGAGCAAACCCCGGCTCCACCGGGACGCCGAGCAGCTGATGGATGGCGTGATCGAGCGGCACTACCTGGTCATGAACCGCCCCTCACTGCGGAGCGTCTACGAGCGCCTCAAGGTGGAGTTCGGGCGCGCGAACGCCACCCGGGAGGGCGGTGCGCCCGAGCTGGAGGTGCCGAGCTTCTCCACCTTCCGCCGCCGCGTCTACGCGCTGGATGAGCGCAAGCGGGTGGCGAGGCGCTACGGGCCGCGCGCGGCCGACGCGCTCGAGCCGATCCAGGGGCACTACCCCGGGGCGACGTACCCGCTGGCGGTGGTGCAGGTGGACCACACCCCGCTGGACATCATCCTGGTGGACAGCATCCACCGCCTGCCGGTGGGGCGGGCGATCCTCACCCTGGTGATGGACGTGTTCAGCCGCGTAGTCCTGGGCTTCTCAATCGCCTTCGACAAGCCCTCGGCCTTCGGCACGGGGATGGCCCTGGCCCACGCGATCCTCCCCAAGGAGCAATGGATCAGCCGCCACCAGGAGGCCCTGGACGCGGCCCTGCAGCCCGGTGCCTCCACGGATGCCGGCGGCCGGGAGCGTCCCCAGGAGGCGGCACCTGAGCTGCGCTGGGACTGCTACGGCAAGCCCGTCAAGCTGAAGATGGACAACGCCCGGGAGTTCCGGGGCAAGACGCTGGAGCGGGCCCTGATGGCCCACGGGATCGACCGCGAGTTCCGGCCGGTGACGAAGCCGCACTACGGCGCGCACGTGGAGCGGCTGCTCGGCACCCTGGCACGCGAGATCCACACCCTGCCGGGGACGACCTTCTCCAACGTCCGGGAGCGGGGCGACTACGATTCCGAGGGGGAGGCCGTCATGACCATCGAGGTCTTCGAGACGTGGCTGACTGCTTACATCGTCGGGGTCTACCACCGCCGCGTGCATGACGCGCTGGGCATGACGCCTCTCGATGCCTGGGAGGAGGGGCTCCTGGAGGGGACGGAGCAGCACCCGGCGACGGGGCTGCCCGACCGCATCCAGGGGGACGCGGCGCAGCGGCTGCGGATGGACCTGCTGCCCTACTTCGAGGCGACGGTGCAGCCCTACGGCATCCGGCACATGGGCGTGACCTACTACTCGCCCATCCTGCGATCGCGCGTGCGCGAGCCCCAGCCGGGCAGGCGCCGGGAGTCGCGGAAGTTCCAGGTGAGCTACGACCCCCGCGACATCTCGAAGGTGTACTTCCTCGATCCGGAGCTCGACCGGTACTACGAGGTCCACGCGCGGCAGCCGAACTTCCCCTCGATGAGCATCTGGGAGCTCAGGGCCACGCGCAAGTACGCCCAGCAGCACGCGATGAGGATGGAGAACGAGCGCGACATCATCGCCGCATTCCGGGCCATGACGCGGCTGGTCGAGGTGGAGCAGGCCGCGACGAAGCAGGCGCGCGCCCGGGTGGAGCGCAAGCGCCAGCACAGCCGGGGCGAGAAGCCTCAGGGAGCGGTGCCGGCGAAGCCGCCGTCGGAACGCAGGCCAGCGCTGAACATCTTCGACTCCCTCGAGGACATCCAGCCCTTCGATGAGATCGAGGTCGTGCCGAAGAAGCCCTGA
- a CDS encoding DNA methyltransferase: MHPQEFVAKWRARAHTVTEEQAYQEHYADVASLVGGPVPGQAGAPTGLTYQAGVSKVGSKDFGKADVYLPGHFIWEAKRAQKTADARAKTLGAALAQATLYAYELGSPPLMIVTDFVEIRVHTVFTATAPRMYRITLDDLEQGRTLEATDLTALQVLQAAFHAPERLNPARQRQEMTTQATARVGEVAQSMVQRGLGQLEVSHFLMRLVFAMFAEDVGLLDDTPLSRVLKRSAEHPDRSRGYLEDLFGAMQHGGEFWGADVRHFNGGLFDSNLALELTAAEAQSLLGAARLNWSKVEPAIFGTLFEHSLDAGTRGKRGAHYTPVQDILDVTVPVVLDPLREEWAAVKAKARVIVEGKAKDRVAKATTVLQAFHERLASVTVLDPACGSGNFLVVTLGHLLDLESEVIGLAREIGAPFVLFPSRITPEQLRGIEVEPFAHELASVSVWIAFLQWKAAHPSDEWPSPILRNYGSIQHMDAVFDAATGQEPQWPAAEFIVGNPPFLGNTRMRQRLGDVYTEGVRGAYAGRVPGFADFVMYWFEKCEHPSILLLHPLRSPVSFKINATVDSR; encoded by the coding sequence ATGCATCCCCAAGAATTTGTGGCCAAGTGGCGCGCGCGTGCTCATACGGTTACTGAGGAACAGGCCTACCAGGAGCACTACGCCGATGTCGCCAGCCTCGTGGGTGGTCCTGTGCCCGGGCAAGCGGGGGCGCCTACCGGGCTGACCTATCAAGCGGGGGTGAGCAAGGTCGGCTCCAAGGACTTCGGGAAGGCCGACGTGTATCTGCCTGGGCACTTCATCTGGGAGGCCAAGCGCGCACAGAAGACCGCGGACGCCCGCGCGAAGACCCTTGGGGCGGCCCTCGCGCAGGCCACGCTGTACGCCTACGAGCTGGGCAGCCCGCCCCTGATGATCGTCACAGACTTCGTGGAGATCCGTGTCCACACCGTCTTCACCGCGACCGCGCCGCGCATGTACCGCATCACGCTCGACGACCTCGAGCAGGGTCGCACACTGGAAGCGACCGACCTGACCGCCCTCCAGGTCCTCCAGGCCGCCTTCCACGCCCCGGAGCGGCTGAACCCGGCCCGGCAGCGCCAGGAGATGACCACGCAGGCGACCGCGCGTGTCGGCGAGGTCGCGCAGTCCATGGTGCAGCGCGGCCTGGGGCAGCTGGAGGTCTCGCACTTCCTCATGCGCCTGGTCTTCGCCATGTTCGCCGAGGATGTCGGTCTGCTCGACGACACGCCCCTGAGCCGCGTCCTGAAACGCAGTGCCGAGCACCCCGACCGATCGCGCGGGTACCTGGAAGACCTGTTCGGGGCGATGCAGCACGGTGGGGAGTTCTGGGGTGCGGATGTCCGGCACTTCAATGGGGGCCTCTTCGACAGCAATCTGGCCTTGGAGCTCACGGCGGCCGAGGCGCAGTCCCTCCTGGGAGCTGCCCGGCTGAACTGGTCGAAGGTGGAACCTGCGATCTTCGGAACCCTGTTCGAGCACAGCTTGGACGCGGGCACGCGTGGGAAGCGCGGGGCGCATTACACGCCCGTGCAGGACATCCTCGACGTGACGGTGCCGGTCGTGCTGGACCCCCTGCGCGAGGAGTGGGCCGCGGTGAAGGCGAAAGCGCGCGTCATCGTGGAGGGCAAGGCGAAGGATCGGGTCGCAAAGGCCACCACCGTCCTCCAAGCCTTCCATGAGCGGCTGGCGAGCGTCACAGTGCTCGACCCGGCCTGTGGCAGTGGGAACTTCCTGGTGGTCACCCTCGGACACCTGCTGGATCTGGAAAGTGAGGTGATCGGCCTGGCACGGGAGATCGGTGCGCCCTTCGTCCTGTTCCCCAGCCGGATCACGCCCGAGCAGTTGCGTGGGATCGAGGTGGAACCGTTCGCGCATGAGCTGGCGTCTGTGAGTGTGTGGATCGCGTTCCTCCAGTGGAAGGCCGCGCACCCCAGTGACGAGTGGCCCTCACCCATCCTGCGGAATTACGGCAGCATCCAACACATGGATGCCGTGTTCGACGCGGCGACCGGTCAGGAGCCGCAGTGGCCGGCGGCAGAGTTCATCGTGGGGAATCCGCCTTTTTTGGGGAATACGCGCATGCGTCAGCGGCTGGGTGATGTGTACACCGAGGGGGTACGTGGGGCCTATGCGGGACGGGTGCCGGGCTTCGCGGACTTCGTGATGTACTGGTTCGAGAAGTGTGAACATCCATCCATATTGCTACTCCACCCCCTCAGATCGCCTGTTTCGTTCAAGATAAATGCTACTGTTGACTCACGATAG
- a CDS encoding PRTRC system protein C, which yields MTKPSEITVTEVQRKFIYEGRELADFNPELGAEDIKKMHAMTIPELASAVVEGPELKDGAHVYTFKKRLGTKG from the coding sequence ATGACGAAGCCCAGCGAGATCACCGTGACCGAAGTCCAGCGCAAATTCATCTACGAAGGCCGCGAACTGGCTGACTTCAACCCTGAATTGGGGGCCGAAGACATCAAGAAGATGCACGCCATGACCATCCCCGAACTCGCCTCCGCCGTGGTCGAAGGCCCGGAACTCAAGGACGGTGCCCATGTCTACACCTTCAAAAAGCGCCTCGGCACGAAAGGCTAA
- a CDS encoding PRTRC system protein B — MDVHIADFNSVIARYALIVYTDPLGQSGCIMQHALSIHDGQPALAEGIPVTGAVIKNLMQLNAVKSLQFLPTHLVALGVNSMAWVEERTTRPLLFGGALDKAVAALDGRPLPQPRLLFVVKQGRFSVYALRGQERPTAETKLAFAPYYNIFSSHEICTGSMRKPAQMQPGDIPAWMESFFYSNFVKPADSNKRWAFSGTYRELWDAASAAGEFKDEWLVDTNLTLGQVIGGN, encoded by the coding sequence ATGGACGTCCACATCGCCGACTTCAACAGCGTGATCGCCCGCTACGCTCTCATCGTCTACACCGACCCCCTGGGCCAATCGGGCTGCATCATGCAGCACGCCCTGAGCATCCACGACGGTCAGCCTGCCCTGGCCGAAGGCATCCCCGTCACCGGCGCCGTCATCAAGAACCTGATGCAACTCAACGCCGTCAAGTCCCTGCAGTTCCTCCCGACCCACCTGGTGGCCCTCGGGGTGAACTCGATGGCCTGGGTAGAGGAACGCACCACCCGGCCGCTGCTCTTCGGCGGCGCTCTGGACAAGGCCGTGGCCGCCCTCGACGGCCGCCCTCTGCCGCAACCCCGGCTGCTGTTCGTGGTGAAGCAGGGCAGATTCTCGGTGTACGCCCTGCGCGGACAGGAGCGTCCCACCGCCGAGACCAAACTGGCGTTTGCGCCGTACTACAACATCTTTTCCAGTCACGAAATCTGCACGGGGAGCATGAGGAAACCGGCGCAGATGCAGCCGGGCGATATCCCCGCCTGGATGGAAAGCTTCTTCTACAGCAACTTCGTCAAGCCCGCCGACAGCAACAAGCGCTGGGCCTTCAGCGGCACCTACCGGGAGCTCTGGGACGCGGCCAGCGCCGCCGGCGAATTCAAAGACGAGTGGCTCGTCGACACGAACCTCACGCTCGGGCAAGTCATCGGAGGGAACTGA
- a CDS encoding PRTRC system protein E yields MTNTATPLDDLFAVRSLAVVHNDLMRVMADLRAQDSPHREEARNLFKENQKAKTDVDAAEALLQQIRNLGQPAPTNLTLPAQDPQAVAPSADRVEVEPTPPVQQSAPVEPLQDLPDTPVPDPLPSEPAVEDEASLDEPSDIPEEAQQEDADAAEAGAEDTPDEDPGEDEPAQPEAAQAPTPPLPAATIEWPDGTLGEGLFSQLAATLGPGESLGLVLARSKGKAQLLVTVQPVPLTGEPDATAVPLQINGTPATLDTELVGHMTAFRAARAVARETTDYLAQIKAASEQAKKAADDARKKASKPATSATPAAAKRPASDGSLKLEVAPADAMIVLTDSAGKTHPVKHGKDAQLPVGEYTVIVEADGYARHEEKITIRSNYQTKKGVVLLKASADRLL; encoded by the coding sequence ATGACCAACACTGCCACCCCACTCGACGACCTCTTCGCCGTCCGCTCGCTCGCCGTTGTCCATAACGACCTGATGCGCGTCATGGCCGACCTGCGAGCACAGGATTCGCCCCACCGCGAGGAGGCGCGCAATCTGTTCAAGGAGAACCAGAAGGCCAAGACGGACGTCGACGCGGCCGAGGCCCTGCTGCAACAGATCCGGAATCTGGGCCAGCCTGCCCCGACCAACCTCACCCTGCCCGCCCAGGACCCGCAGGCGGTCGCCCCCAGTGCGGATCGGGTGGAGGTCGAACCCACGCCCCCCGTCCAGCAGAGCGCACCGGTGGAGCCCCTCCAGGACCTTCCTGATACGCCTGTGCCTGACCCTCTGCCGAGCGAGCCTGCGGTCGAGGATGAGGCGAGTCTGGACGAGCCTTCGGACATCCCGGAGGAGGCCCAGCAGGAAGACGCCGACGCCGCCGAGGCAGGCGCGGAGGACACCCCGGACGAGGACCCGGGTGAGGACGAGCCGGCGCAACCTGAGGCGGCACAGGCGCCCACGCCCCCCCTGCCCGCCGCGACGATCGAATGGCCCGACGGCACACTCGGCGAAGGCCTGTTCAGCCAGCTGGCCGCCACCCTCGGGCCGGGGGAGAGCCTAGGCCTGGTCCTGGCCCGCTCCAAGGGAAAGGCGCAGCTCCTCGTGACCGTGCAACCTGTCCCCCTCACCGGCGAACCGGACGCGACCGCTGTACCGCTCCAAATCAATGGCACCCCTGCCACCCTGGATACGGAGCTGGTCGGGCACATGACCGCCTTCCGCGCGGCCCGGGCCGTCGCCCGCGAAACGACCGATTACCTCGCGCAGATCAAGGCCGCCTCCGAGCAGGCGAAGAAGGCCGCCGACGACGCCCGCAAGAAGGCCAGCAAACCCGCCACCTCGGCGACTCCGGCGGCGGCGAAGCGGCCTGCATCGGACGGCAGCCTGAAGCTGGAAGTCGCGCCGGCCGACGCCATGATCGTGCTCACCGACAGCGCGGGAAAAACCCACCCCGTCAAGCACGGCAAGGACGCCCAGCTGCCGGTGGGGGAGTACACCGTCATCGTCGAGGCCGATGGGTACGCACGGCACGAGGAGAAGATCACCATCCGCTCCAATTACCAGACCAAGAAGGGCGTGGTGCTCCTCAAGGCCTCGGCCGACCGCCTGCTCTGA
- a CDS encoding PRTRC system ThiF family protein yields the protein MHHLQRSIRELLTDNKPLKVAVVGVGGTGSEVLIGLVRLHDALVALGYAGGLQVTAFDPDTVSPSNLVRQRYFATDLGRNKAEVLIGRINLSCGMVWRSCSQKFNSDRARKNWDIVISCVDTRKSRKELHQAAFSKGLYTWRYWLDCGNDLSNGQVILGTPGSTARDSLPCATQLHPELMDLSLPEDDTPSCSAVEALSRQDLYVGKEASLHALNLLWQLLRDKTLTDHARYFDQRQGTLGVRRCIPRPRISRRRLDSPPEPSVISTVPEASAPTPITPHTPILDAVLGVHLGTQLDTPLLREALTALLSDLTPELLAQAQAEGQTQLRPTPLGDEIAVYH from the coding sequence ATGCACCACCTGCAACGCAGCATCCGCGAGCTCCTGACGGACAACAAGCCCCTCAAGGTCGCCGTCGTCGGCGTGGGCGGCACCGGCAGTGAGGTCCTTATCGGCCTGGTCCGCCTCCATGACGCCCTCGTGGCCCTGGGGTACGCGGGCGGCCTGCAGGTCACGGCCTTCGACCCGGACACGGTCAGTCCCTCCAACCTCGTGCGTCAGCGGTACTTCGCCACTGACCTGGGCCGCAACAAAGCCGAGGTGCTCATCGGGCGGATCAACCTCAGTTGCGGGATGGTGTGGCGCTCGTGCTCACAGAAGTTCAACTCGGACCGGGCCCGGAAGAACTGGGACATCGTGATCAGCTGCGTCGACACGCGCAAGTCCCGCAAGGAGCTGCATCAGGCGGCCTTCTCCAAGGGGCTCTACACGTGGCGGTACTGGCTGGACTGCGGGAACGACCTGAGCAACGGCCAGGTGATCCTGGGCACGCCCGGCAGTACGGCGCGTGATTCCTTGCCCTGCGCGACCCAACTGCACCCGGAGCTGATGGACCTCAGCCTGCCCGAGGACGACACGCCGAGTTGCAGTGCGGTGGAAGCCCTGAGCCGCCAGGACCTGTATGTGGGAAAGGAGGCGAGCCTGCACGCCCTGAACCTGCTGTGGCAGTTGCTGCGGGACAAGACGTTGACGGATCACGCACGGTACTTCGACCAGCGGCAGGGGACGTTGGGGGTGCGGCGGTGTATACCTAGACCCCGGATAAGCCGGCGGCGACTTGACAGCCCACCAGAACCGTCGGTGATCTCCACCGTACCGGAAGCCTCGGCACCGACGCCGATCACCCCCCATACACCCATTCTGGATGCCGTGTTAGGCGTGCACCTGGGCACGCAACTGGATACCCCCCTACTCCGGGAGGCCTTGACGGCACTCCTGAGCGACCTCACGCCAGAACTGCTTGCTCAGGCCCAGGCGGAAGGACAGACGCAGCTCAGGCCGACACCCCTCGGCGACGAAATTGCGGTCTATCACTAG